The segment aaattaaaggaaaaaaaatatactaaagccacaaacttttttttacaaagtGTTGATATGATAAATGATTATTGATAAGTGAAAATATGATATTAGTGGTAAGTCCAAATGAAAACTAATACAAAATTGTCACAACAACGATcagtaaaaatattgtaaaataatttgcatTCGTagcattactaaaaaaaattatgaaaataaccGAACCAATACAATTTGAGAAGTgctattggttttaatttaagcttataattgaaattacatttttgcCTAGTAATAAGAACTTGTgacacttaaaatttattgtgttgtATACTTTACCATGACAATTTAAATGCAAATTAACAAGCTAGGAGTCTAGGACCTTCTCCCTTTTTAACCGTTGCATATTTAcccactttatttgtatttattacTCCAGAGTCCACTCGGTTCGTGTTGGGATTCCATTACACACAGACACCTCGAGATTtgctattttcacacttgtcaCCCAGTTCCAACTTCCACCACCTCCTCTCCacatcaaaaatcaataaataaataaaaaaaacgaaAATGGCTTTGCTATCTCTTCTCCCAAGCTTTTCCACCCTCAGTTTGGAGTTTCAATTCTAGGGTTTTAAGAGTTTCAATTCTCAACTCTCTCAACCATGAAGCTCAATTTCAGTGGGTCCCATTCCCAGAGCCACACTATTGCTGGGCTTTTCTTGCTCCTCTTGCCGCTTCTCCTCCCAAATCTGTTCGGCCCACTGGGCCGTGCCTCTCCTTCCATGTTTTCTGTAATTTCGCTGTGATTTAGTTTTCATGATTTCTatgaagaatttatttttggttttggagaAAAATTGTTGTAGAACATTCTCATTGTGGATTCTTATATATAAAGCTAAACTATGAGTTGATGAATTGCAGGAATGGAATGCTCCAAAACCTAGACACATGGCTTTACTACGCGGAGCTTTACAGCGACAAACTGTGAGTAGGTGTTACCTTAACTTTTACCAAGCACTTCTTACTTGGGGCGCACGTAATTTCGTAATTTCATAACTTGTTGAGGTGGTAATTGTGATTGGTGCAGACGTCACTTTCACATAGGCATATCGCTAACACAGctttttattgtatatatatatataacatggcACATCAATAGTTGTGATTTAACTTGTAAAATTTGTGtcactttgtttttgtttgcttttaattttgttgttagTAATGCTAGGGACTGTGAATTATGTTTTTCATAACTGAGGTGATAAGTTGTGATTGAAGCAATATTACTTTCATATAGACATGGGTCCCAACACTGACACTGCTTTTACTGTATATATCATGACATGACGCCTCAATAGTTGTGAAAGaagttgtaattttttgtgTCACCAGacttattgtttttatttcctttcttaggtttttttattagtaatgcTAGGGACACTGAATTCTTACAATGTTTTTCATAACTACTGACGTGACAAGTTGTGATCAAAGCAATATCATTTTCTCATGGATCCATTATTGATACTACTTTTATTAACATCAATCACAACATGTCATCTCAACAGTTATGAAAAAATGTGtgtctaaactttttttttgttccctctaagatttttattgttgttgttgttgttgttattgttgtttcaGTCAGTTCAACAGCAGAGTAGACTCTGGTCTCCCTTGGCTAACCAAGGATGGAAGCCGTGTGCCGAGACTACAAAAGTACCATGTGAGTGCTGAAATTAGAGCATATAatggtttgtttattactaGTTCTTGTATTTGAGATGGAAGTGTTGGGTATAGGTAATCTTGGAGATAATGTGATTTCAATATTTGTGGTGACTAGAAGGTTTTCTTAGATTGAGTATGATTTTAGGTAGGATAGAATGTCGGAAAAGAATACATCTGGCCAACCTTGATTAATTTGTCGAGGATCCATGGCTGACTCCAatgttttgggactaaggcttgttTTGTCATTGAGAATGTTTTCTTGTGTTAGCTCACACATTTAATGTCATGTGGCAGTGCCAGAAAAATCTAGGGGGTATATCCAGGTGTTCCTTGATGGAGGATTGAACCAGCAGAAGATGGGGGTAAGTGACCAAGAATATGCTGTGAAAATGCATTTAGGAGAGAATGGGAAAGAAAATTTATTCAGTAAATGTTATTTGTTGTAGCAACTGTAGCTAACAGTTTGCGTGTATAGTATATTTCTATTTAACTTcagtgttttccttttttttgaaGATATGTGATGCAGTTGCTGTTGCTAAAATTTTGAATGCAACCCTGGTTATTCCACATCTAGAAGTGAATCCTGTCTGGCAAGATTCAAGGTAGTTTATACTTGTTACATTAcctgcattttatttttatttttaatcagaGAATAAGTTATTTATAATATCTGTCTATGATTTGGCAGTTCATTCACAGAAATATTTGATGTTGATCATTTTATTGATGTACTACGTGATGAAGTTTCTATAGTGAAAGATCTACCTAGTGAGTATTCTTGGAGCACAAGGGAGTATTATGGTACAGGCATTCGAGCTACTAGAATCAAAACAGCTCCTGTTCATGCTACAGCTAACTGGTATCTGGAAAATGTCTTGCCTGTATTGGAGAGGTCAGTGAATAACTAGATCCTATTTTTTGGGCTTAAGAATTCTTGCTAGATACTTTACACTAAATCCTTTTTTCGTTGTTGATGATTTTATGATCAGTTGATTCTATGTTGCTCTTGTCCGTTAGAGTCCTTCCTTTTTTTGCAGTTAATTTGGATTCCTGGTATTGTTTGGGGACTTAGTAGTCTCTAGGGAAGGCATTTGACTGTCACTTCTTTTTCTATTGGTCCATGATAGATGTGGTTTTTAAAGAAACATGGAAAGCATCTTTGCAATGGAGAGGTGGTCGCAATAGGGGGACGGCATGAAAGATCTAAGTTTCTGGGaatgttgttttgaaaaacaaactaCTCAGATAAGATGTGTAGAGTAGACACACTGAAGTAGTGAATTAAGATAATCATGAAGTGTTCCTATCTAATCCTGTGGAGCCACCTGTTTCTTAATATAGTTAATGATTTGGAATCTTAtgccaaaatttgatgatataATGGTTATCCAGTAGCATTTAGCCAAATTTTACTTAtcaaagagaaggaaaaaaaaaatcttatcaatGTTCAAAATATATCTATTGTTTATGTAGAAAGTTTTTCATTGATGCAGTAATGGAATTGCTGCTATTGCTCCATTCTCTCATCGATTGACTTTTGAAAACCTGCCTGCAAACCTTCAGCGTCTACGTTGTAAAGTCAACTTTCAAGCACTAGCTTTTGTTCCGCATATCAGAGCATTGGGAGACACCCTTGTCAATCGCCTCCGTTCCTCTCCCAGCAAAAACCAAGCAGCGCAGACTAAGTACCTTCTGCTAGGAAGAGATCAGATCGGGAAACAGAATGCTGGGAAATTTGTTGTATTACATCTTCGCTTTGATAAGGTATATACTTGTCTGCTTTTATAAAGAACCatttatggttttattttttatttttttatggaccAACATCTTAAGGTGATACTTGGGGCTTcccttattttgttttgtagaaATCTTAATGCTTTTCCTGTGGACCATAAATACTATGTATTATAAAAGGCTAGTGCTGAAGCAGGTTTACCAATGAAAATTTCTGGGATAGATATTTAGATTTTATGGCGTTTCTCTTATATACTTACCATGTATGCACCCCCTTGCACTTTTAACGGTTTATATacttttaaaaagaaagtattTAGATTTTAGTCTCGGGAAGTGGTGGTGGATCCAATTCCAATAATAACCCCCAGAATGGATTCCTAACAGCGCCATCTTTCTATGACCATCTCACATGACTATTTTAGCATTACATGAATATGTTGTGAATTTTTGGGGCAGGGTAAAAGAATAACCTTTTTACTTGTTATTCAGTTTAATGTGTTAGGTAATTCCTGGTGTTCTTAATGCTGACTTGTCCTCAAGCAGGATATGGCTGCTCATTCAGCTTGTGATTTTGGTGGGGGTAAAGCCGAGAAACTGGCTCTTGCAAAATACCGGCAGGTGCTTTGGCAAGGAAGGGTCCTAAACTCTCAGTTCACTGATGAGGAGTTGCGGAACCAGGGACGGTGCCCATTGACTCCAGAAGAGATTGGATTGCTGCTAGCAGCTTTGGGCTTTGACAATAATACCCGCCTTTATCTTGCTTCCCACAAGGTTTTTCATGACTTTTTCATTGAGTGCAATCATTTGACAACTAAGTGGTTTTTATGTCTGTTAGAGATTTCTCATTCAATAGTGGTAACAGGTGTCTTCTGTTAGGACTTGAGACCTGGAtcaatgatttttatttttattttaaaaatcaggTTTATGGTGGAGAGGCAAGGATCT is part of the Quercus robur chromosome 9, dhQueRobu3.1, whole genome shotgun sequence genome and harbors:
- the LOC126699102 gene encoding O-fucosyltransferase 31-like; translation: MKLNFSGSHSQSHTIAGLFLLLLPLLLPNLFGPLGRASPSMFSEWNAPKPRHMALLRGALQRQTSVQQQSRLWSPLANQGWKPCAETTKVPLPEKSRGYIQVFLDGGLNQQKMGICDAVAVAKILNATLVIPHLEVNPVWQDSSSFTEIFDVDHFIDVLRDEVSIVKDLPSEYSWSTREYYGTGIRATRIKTAPVHATANWYLENVLPVLESNGIAAIAPFSHRLTFENLPANLQRLRCKVNFQALAFVPHIRALGDTLVNRLRSSPSKNQAAQTKYLLLGRDQIGKQNAGKFVVLHLRFDKDMAAHSACDFGGGKAEKLALAKYRQVLWQGRVLNSQFTDEELRNQGRCPLTPEEIGLLLAALGFDNNTRLYLASHKVYGGEARISTLRKLFPLMEDKKSLASVEERAKVEGKASLLAAVDYYVSMQSNIFISASPGNMHNALVGHRAYMNLKTIRPNMALLGQLFLNKSMEWSEFQRAVLDGHKNRQGQIRLRKEKQSIYTYPAPDCMCQA